Genomic DNA from Chelonia mydas isolate rCheMyd1 chromosome 6, rCheMyd1.pri.v2, whole genome shotgun sequence:
GGTCCCTTCCGGACTGCTGTCCAAGCAGGGTCACCTGTATTGCCCTCTGCATGCTCATAACACTCAGGTCTGCATGAAGACAAGGGCAGTAATCCAATCTTATACTTCCGCCAGTGGCCTGCAGGGGTCAGGCATGACGTTTTCCCCCCAGCGGCACAATTGGGCAATGGATTCTGGGTTATTTGTTTTATTCACCTTTCTCTGTATCATTAGGGATTGACCACATCTGGAGGTAGGACACCGGAGGGTGGACCAGTGCTCAGAGCTGATGTGCCTTGTTTGCATGCTCATGGTATAACTGCTCACCAAATTTGTGGTCAGGAATGAATTCCCCCCCAGgtcatgctggcagggagagcGCACACCATTCCTGGAAGTACTGGAGTATCCAATACTCTGGGGAGGCGTGAGTGACCACCCTATCTCCCCCCAGCTCTaatccactagaccccactccctttgcagagctggggctagaaccaggagtcctgacttcctgCATCCCTActtaacccactagaccccactcccttcgcagagctggggatagaaaccaggaatcctgactcccccCTTTCCAATCCCCCCTCTAACTCACTAGACCCCAtttccttcccagagctgggaataattGGATCAATGGAGATGGGATCTGCTCCTGAAATGGATGCTCTGACAGGGTGCATTTGTGGGGGGTTGCTCTTTCAGGGAGACAGTGTCAGTACAGCAGGAAGGCACAGTGTTAtagatggggtggggagctggctcCGGGGGTCTCTGGGGTGCGGGTGAGGTCTGGCTGGCACATAGCTCTGGCACATTCACTCTGAACAGCACTGGTGCGTGTGGGGGAGATCTGGGTCTGAGCCCCATTCCAATGTGGGAAGGATCTGTTTGTGCTGAGGTTGGAAGGGAGCAGCTGAATCCAGTCTGGATGAATGCCACGATGCTGCTAGGGGGAGGAGACGAGCTGCCCACGTGTCAGACCCTGGAGACCAGTTATGATGTGTTGGGAACCTGAGCTGGAGATGCCCTGAGAATTCACAGCATCTGACAACTCACTGCATGGATCACAACTGCACAGACATTCCTGTACCGCTTACTCCCATCCCTagactgggaatagaacccaagagttcGGACTCTGCCCCCTCACCAGCTCCACATTCTCTCAGTAGCTTTGACAGCGTGGTCTAGCCGCAAGGACACTGGCCTGGGAATGACACCTGCTGAGGGATTGTGAATCAGACCGTTTACACCTTTTTACACCTGTTTacatcttttttgttcttttgagaAATCAAATGACTGAGCAGCAGTTTGGAGAAAAGATGTCTGAGTTAAAAttgttaaacaacaacaaaaaccaccaaagaaagaaagaaacaaataaaaactcGACCCAGAACCAGGACAAAAATGCAGGGAACTGCTTATTGAAATGGCAAGTCttattaatggaataaagagagaaaaatagaaaCCCACATGTAACTGAACCAGACAGGATTTATGGCAAGGTGCAAACAAAAGAGGGACTGAAAAAGATAttccaaaggaaaaaagtttGGAAGAGGGTTTGGCAAgtagaaaacattaaacaaatgCAGCTTGGTAACATCCAAGTCCCACCTCCTCAtgagattagggttgccaattttattTGGACGTATTCCGGGAGGTTTCatcatgacataatctttaattaaagatgaatctttaattcctggagactccaggacaatcctggaagaATGGCAACCCTACATCAGATGCTAGCAGTTGTTGCTAAACCCACAGATAAATATAACCTATGACGGGCACAGGTGAGGTTAATAACAAATATCCCTTAATTTGCTGCATCATTGTTAGAGTCCTTGAGTTAAAAGCAAAATTCATCCtccagggcagagttaaggtcatGAGTGCACATCCCTCCATTTCTGACGGCACTGTTAGAATGCTGTAGCTAAAAGTGAACAAATACCGCAGATATTTGGGAGTTTGGACTTAATACCTtctgccaagattttcagaagtgactagagaTTTTGAGGCTGTGTGTGCCCCAGCTCAATACCTTAAAGGGGGCCTGATTTTGGGAGGAAAAGTGCTCAACCCTTTattcagaatcaagcccttttaaAGATGTCCCAAACCTTTTAGGCAACAGAGGTCCAATCCTGAAAGGATCATAGCAATTACGGCTTCTATCAACTCGTCACAAGAAGCAGCCAGGTCCTGGATGCATCTGAGAAGAGATTCTTAGGTGCCTCTAAAGTGGCACCTAATAAATATGGTTATGGAGGATTCAGGAAAGAAGAGTTTAACCCAAACATTGTCTAAATTGGGATTTGTGCTGATTCCAGCTGCTCCTCATGTATCTGTCCCAATGTAAACCCCTAAGGAAGACTATGGAAATCATTACTTCTATTGGTGAAGGGGATATCTTGAATCAGGGCAGATTTCCAGCATACAAAAGATCTTGAAATCCCCTCAGGAAATCTGATCTAGAACTTGTTAAAATAACAAAATTTTTcaccatgaaaaatttcatttttttgagaaagaaaagaaagaaagaaatgtaaaaacattttattttcaaatcacAATTTCGGtctggattttcaaaaaaaaaagttttcaatttggggatttttggattatttttctctcccctcctttttTCCTCACTGCAAATGATGGGTGAAAGTAGAAGTGAGACAGAAAGCGTGTTTGATGAGAGGAgagcaaagcaaaaaaatccaatttgaaattaaacaaaaatgtgcattttgtgATCACCAgtcaaatttttttgttgaaaataacGTTTTCATGAGAAAAACTCCATTTTTCACTAAACTTCATTTTTTGCCAGGAATATGTTTTGCTTACAAAATATCAGTTCACTCTGATTAATTTAATCCCATTGAATTTAGAAACCAAATTCTCTTCaactcctttgaaaaatcccagctgGGAAGGCTAACTCCTAACATCCAAATCCAAGTGGTGGAGTCCTAACAACAGTAGTTCAGTCTTTAACAAAACACTTCCTGAAAGGCGGAGTTAAGGTTATTAATGGCTATccattagggatctggggcaaaaattaggggttggtcctgctttgaacaaggggttggactaggtgacctcctgagatcccttccaagcctgatattctatgattctatgatccctcaATTTGTTTGATACTATTCTTAGAATCCTGCAGTTAACAAAGTTTTTTGCCTGGGGAAAACAAACCATTCCTTGGTTTTTATTGttcgttttttgttttgtgttttaacaaataaaacaaaaagtgtaGGTTGTTATTTCTAATCTTCCCTAAGTGCTATTTCTAAGTGTTAGTTTTCTAAAAAACTAAATACATAAAAGTTTTGGGAAAAGAATGGaggaaaatgttaattttcatattacaaatatatatacataatatatataaaaccagGGAGGTTTCAAGCAAATAGGAGTGACACTTCCAAAAAGTCTTGAAAAGCAAGGAGCCAATTCCATTGTGATGTGTTGTTTATTCTTGTATATCCAACTCATGGGGTCTCAGCCCCCAAAGGTGATTGTTACAGGATCTGAAGGAATTTGGGCACATGACTCTCTTCCAAAGCTGATCAAATGCTGGTCTGTCCCGTCCCCAgccccctgttttttttttttggacaaaacagattttttttcccccctagaaatttccattccatggaaaAGTTGGTGGGATTCATTGAAAAATACCTGGAAAGTGTTTAGgttttgagggggagggatagctcagtggtttaagcattggcctgctaaacccaggcttgtgagttcaatccttgagggggccatttagggatcaggggcaaaaattggggattggtcctgctttgagcagggggttggactagatgacctcctgaggtcccttcccaccctgatattctatgaacccaAATTTTCTCACCTTTAGGTTTGTTGACAAAAGCCCTAAACATTTTCCACAAACGTTTAGATGAAAAATTTCAAGGAAACACATTTTTCCCAAccttgttttcattaaaaaatttcaTGGGGACACACAAaccatttcctgaccagctctcaCCCGTTAGACCCAATCCCAACCCAAATGCATGATCCCATGCTACCCTGAGCCAAAGGGGTAGCTCCCCCAGCTGTGAGTGAGCAGTGGGATGTTATCGTAGCCAGGGATGtgcactagagggagacatggcCACAGGCATTAAGCCCACGAATTACACCTGAGCCTTAGAATCCTGGCTATAAATTCAGCCTCTGGTGGATTCCTAAACCCTTCACAACTGTGAGACACATGAACAAATTCCACCAACTCCATTGGGATTGGAGCGGGTTCACAAATGCCTCCAAAATTTAACCCCACCAGCCTGGCCACTCTAAGCAATCacaaatcatgagtcagcccccAGAATAATCATGGCTTAAAAACATCATGAGATGTTGAAAATCATAAATGTAAGGGTCTGTTTAGTCACGATTCTGAGCCATTTGGAGTAATTTTCCCAGCTTTTCTCCCCAACCATGAGGAtcagaaaatgacttttttaaaaagctgagatttttctaTAGTCACATgacttttgggggggaaaatatCACCAacaattttgattaaaagaaaaaaggtgtcTTGTTCCAGAACCAAATTGACTTAGtgaaactgtttttctttctgtccctTGATCAGCTCTAGCACTacacctgctccctgtccctctcTAGTGGCTGGATAAAGGATTACAAGTCTGTATCACCCTCTTGGCCTGGTAACTCAAGCAACAGAGGAGTCCCGGGTTCAATCCCCACCCAGGGAAGCCGGGGAATGGAGGGGCTTAGttggcaggtggggaggggagttcaTTATCACCATCGTCCACCACAATAATAGTGGCATGGAGCTTCTGATGCTGCGCCAGCTGCGAGGGAAAGCAGAACCCTTTGCCACATTGGTGGCAGCGGtggggccgctccccggtgtggatggCCTGGTGTTGCACCAGGTTGGAGCTCTGGGCAAAGGTGCGGCCACACTGCCCACAGGCAAAGGGCCGCTCACCGCTATGGGTCAGTTGGTGCTTGCGCAGCACCTTGCCATCAGCGAAGCCCTTGCCGCATTGGTGGCAGCAGTAGGGCCGCTCCCCACTGTGCAGCCGCTGGTGCCTCAAGAAGCTGGAGCTATCACTGAAGGCTCGGCCACATTTCGGGCACTTGTACGGGCGCTCCCCAGTATGGGTGCGCAAGTGCTGTGTCAGGTTGGAGCTCTGGGCAAACGCCTTGCCGCATTGGTGGCAGCGGTGGGGTTTCTCACCAGTGTGGACTCGCTGATGCTGTGTGAGGTGTGAACTCATGCTGAAAGTCTTCCCACACTCAGTGCACCGgaagggccgctccccggtgtggatccTCAGGTGCTTAAGGAGCGGTGATCGGTCCACAAAGCCCTTGTGGCACTGGGGACAGCGGTGGGGGTTGTCAGGGCTGTGCAGCCGCTGGTGTTTGGCCAACTGGGAGTGCAGACAGAACCCCTTCCCGCACTGTGGGCAGATGAAAGGCTTCTCCGCCAGGTGGGTCTTCTGGTGCTGCGTCAGGTTGGAGCTCTGGCTGAACCCTTTGCCacactggtggcagcggtggggtTTCTCGCCAGTGTGGGTGTACCGGTGCTCAATCAGGTGTGCCCGACGGCCGAATGCCCTCCCACAGTCGGGGCAGCGGTAAGGTCGCTCCCCAGCATGGGTGCGTCGGTGCTGGGCCAGCCGGGAGCTGTCGGCGAAGCTGCGCCCACAGCTGGGGCAACAGTAGGGGCGCTCGCCTGTGTGGGTACGGGCATGCTTGGTGAGCGACGAGCTGTCCACAAAGCCTTTGCCACACTGGGGGCAGGTGTAGGGGCGCTCTCCCGTGTGGGTCCGGCCGTGCTTAACTAGGGACGAGCTGTCGGCGAAGCCTTTGCCGCAGTCGGCACAGCGGTAAGGGCGCTCACCCGTGTGTATGCGCCGGTGCTGCACCAGGTGCGAGGGCCAGGTGAAGGCTTTGCCGCAGTCGGCACAGTTGTAGGGTTTCCCTGAGTTGGCAGCAGGGAGCGTCATTGGTGGCCATTCCTGGTCGGGGCTGGGGGACAACTCCCACTCGGACCCGCTTGACAGCGCCCCGTCCTCCGGGCCAGGACTCCCCTCCTTGTCCCCGCTCTGCGCCTCGTCGCCAGCTGGAACGACACGGAAACAGATCACCACTCACTGGGCTGAAAAACCGTCTCCCAACCCACCCTCTAGAGAtggagctggctgggagcccGTGTCCCAGCATGACACGCAGGCTAGGAGAGGGATCGTGGGCTGAAATCCAGGATGTGCTGGAGTCCAGAGTGCAGCTCCCATAGGGCTTATGAGGCATgctttttttaacagtgagagtaatcaACCATAGGGACAACCTACCAAGGGTTGTGGCGGATTCTCCATGACAAGATTTAAAGCAAGTgtggaggtttttctaaaagatcaggcctagttcaaacaggaattaactcagggaagttctctggcctgtgtgatacagcagaacagactagataatcacagtggtcccttctggccttggaatccatgattCCATGGGCTAtaatggggccaggacttcacctgTGGACGTCAAGGCCAGAAGAGCCCATTGTGCCCATCCAGTCCAGCCTGAGAACCCAGGGCAGAGAACTTCAACCAGTATCAAGATCCTTGGCTGTATAacttcacagattccaaggccacaagagaccattgtgatcatctagtctgaccttccgtgtaacacaggccaaagacctgcccccaaaatcattccttgggcagagcttttagaaaagcatctaaacttgattttaaaattgtcagggatggagaatccaccatgacccttagtaaattgttccagtggttcatTACTCTCAATGGTAAAAATTTACACCTTccttccagcctgaatttgtctaagCTTCAACTCCCAaccactggattgtgttagacctttctctatCCCAGTGTAGACTTATAGGCTgtggtcaagtcactccttaaccttctctttactaaattaaatagattgagcttctggagtctctcactataaggcaggtttcctaatcatttaatcattctcgtggctcttctctgaaaccctctccaatttttaagcatccttcttggattgtggacaccagaactggacacagaattctaAGAGCAGATGGACCAATGACAAATACAGAGATacaataacctctctgcttctcTTAGAGATTCCCTTGtgtatgcatccaaggattgcactAGCCCCTTTGGCCACAGCCAATGTTTACTAGAGGGGAATTAACCCCTAGGATTCTCCAAAAGATGAGTACACCTGGGGTAGATGGGCAGAGAGATGAACGTGGATGGAGATAGCCTGACAGGGTTCTGTAACTCGCCAGTGTAGCCCAGTTTGTGAGTTGTGTACACTTCTATAGCAATCACTGTTAGCATGATCTGCCAACCAAGAATTAATTTAAGGCCAGCAGGGCCCATCGTAACCACCCAGTCCACCctccaatggctattagccaagatagttagagatgcaaccccatgctctgggtgtccctaaacctctggctgacagaagctgggactggacgacaggggatggatcactcaataagttgccctgttctgttcattccctctgaagcatctggcacctgccactgtcggaagacaggatactgggcaacattgaccattggtctgacccagtctggccattcttgtgttctccTGCCTCACTTAACTCCCCAGCGATTCCTTCCTCCACCTAGTAACTCCTGGCTGAGCGACACATGTCTATTTAATTGGAGAAATctgagaaacattttgtttgacaaaTCTGAGAATTCACAAGGCCCAAAAAGTTGGTTCCACTTTATCATAAGGCTCCATCTATAAATGATTCCTCGATGTCTTAAAGAACGGTGACTGAATAGATAGAGTGCCCAGTAGCTCAATACGCTCCTGAAAACCATGGGGTATAATTATGATTACTATTAGtgtgatttatttatattactgtagcacttaggagcccaagtgGTGGACCAAGACCTCCTTGtcctaggcactatacaaacaccgAACAAAACCATCTACACACCTTCTAGCGCTTATAATCATCCACCACACGTGCCTGTTCCATGCTTTCAACAGCTGGGCCTCGGTGATTAACGCTTTACCTGCCATTTATAAACAGAATCGCTATATAAAGTGTGTCTGAAAAAACAAATCCATCCAGTATGTCTCAGATTACTTATCCAGCTGGAGTCACAACTGACCCCGTCACATTGATGTGGCAGCTCTTGGTTCCCGTGCTGAACTGGACGAGATGAGGCAGGACTGGCTGGGCTCACTGTGTCCTGGGGCGCCAGGGTTAGTTAGGAAGTGTCTCTCACCTGTGCCTGCTGGGACGTGGCTGTCACTGGAGCACCGGGGATCCAGCGTGCACGGCTCTACCTCTGGCTCCATCTGGGACTCACGGCTGGTCTGGGGGTTGGAAATCCGGCCCTGAGGACAGAAAAGAGGGGAGACCAGCGCTGGGTTAAACAGCTGTTACAAAGGACGCTCTGTGAGTTTGAACTTCTTGCCTGGAGGGACATATGATGGCGGGACATGGCAAAAAGGGCCAGGGGACCCGTGGGCACAGCATGGGGGGTCCTGAAGACAAAACATCTGGGTGGAAGAAGTGCTAATGTGACAGGCAATGGGGATCAAAGGAGGGATCTTGGCTGCCTGCTGTAGTTAGGCCCCAAACAGAGGTGGCCAGCTCAAGGAGAGAAGTCCTCCCTGGGCCCAGCTACTGCCTCTGGGAGAGGTGCATAAAGGACACCCCTTCCACTGCTGCAGGAAGCGCCTCTGCTCCGGAGTTCCCAGGACAGCGCGGTCCCTGTGCCcctgcagtgtggacatgcccCGAGCGCGGCCAGACTCCGCAGCAGGGGCTGGAACAGAGACGCCTCCAGCGGGGACCCTGCGCGCGGCCCCGGGGGCTCAGCAGAGAGCCCCGGGAGCGGGGGAGCTTGGAGCTTCCTTGGGACCAGCGGGCTGGGAGCGGGGAATCTGCCTGGTCCCAGCCACGGGGCAGCTCCGCTCCCCCGGCCCTGCGGCCGCTTCCTCCGGGCAGCGATCTCCTCCCTCCGCCGCGCCCGGCTCACCGCCCTGGGGGGCCCGGGGCTGCAGCCGGGGACTCGCCCTGCGCACACACAGGCCGGGAGCCGGGCTGGGGACCCAAGTGTCGGCCGGGGCTGGCACAGGAAGGTCCCTCTAGTTATTACGTCCCCATGCCGGGCCGGCTTCTCCGGCTCTGATCTGGGATGAGGAACTCGGTGGGTTTAACCCATCCCTCCCCAGGCGGCAAGGAAGCGGGTTTGTCTCCCTCTGGGGCCTCTGGCTGCCTGCGGGAGCGAGCAGCTGGGTCCACACAGGGTGTCAAGTGGCTCATCAACgtgggtgccaacctcagggcagagtgaTGCAGACCAGGGCACAGACCCCAGACCGGTTGTGTGTTCGATACCTCAGATGTCACCAAGCAAGTATCAGaggtgaactcctcaagcaccaGACTAACTGGAGTCACTGGCAGTTGCCGTGGGCACTCTGTCTAGCCTGCCACCCCGGGCAACCCTGCTTTTGTGCGAGATGGTCCCTTaccccaaaaatcacaacaatattcaggtttcagagtagcagccgtgttagtctgtattcacaaaaagaaaaggaggacttgtggcaccttagagactaaccaatttatttgaacataagctttcgtgagctacagcatccgatgaagtgagctgtagctcacgaaagcttatgctcaaataaactggttagtctctaaggtgccacaagtcctccttttcttttaacaatactCAGGCTACTcgcagtcccaaaggaccagtcacttaccccaggtcagttgcaccttagatcttCCCCCAAAGATAACACTTGTGGCCAATCCTttaattaactaaagatttattaactaaaaaaaggaaacaagagagtTATTcactgtgaaagtagaatgaattatattgaaattataattcattaaagaaatgctacttgaagggtttgttgaaatatagttgtcaggaagaaaaacattaaggagtgtgagacaatgggtcctcaaactaattaacttagagctcctgcagagctaggagattggtaaacgttagtatgcaaataagatatgcatgtatatttgtcagtttctgcttccttttgtctcttatgttaaattggctttggcttatctgtataaataagttagcttgagcctcagagcggggctcacatatctgggtgcattggcaaagcactttgctaataaacagagtggtctgacaaattatgtgagtcctgaatctgactttgacatcACAAAGTTAAAGCCGGTAacttacacacacaaatgagttacagtcttaggttccaaaaggtgataAAATCTGTTGTAATGTGCAAGCACTATAAATCCTCTGGAGCTAAGCGGCTTGCTTCAACTCAGTAATATTGCCCTCTCTGCATTCCAAGCAGCAGAGTGATGACAATTTCTTCTTGAGGGGGATttgattcccttcccccagagttcaaacccTGCTGGGACAAGCGCATGTCCCCTTTCTGTGGGGAAAACAATCAACAAAGTATTTTGGTTCCGCTCCACAATGGTTTCtctggtgtctatgggccttcttttgttgggcaggaggtGACACCTCTCATGGTAAACGAGTATCGCACACGTAGTAATGCTTGTCGCCTGACTGTGAGGGTTTCCAGTTTCATAGCAAACACTTtaatagttacagagcaaacacttaaatattaccttataacagaAGATTCAGACATTATAATTGAGATCAATGCCTGccgcaactcacaagcattttataaagtccaaacacagaacacattTCTATGAagctaatatatattttaacaatgctaacacacaggcgaaccggtctggtttccagctatgcatctgTCAGtattcagtgaggcctaggggccttggcatgagctggcaccttgtCTATTGGTGTCACAGCACTGTTCTCACAAAAGTCTATTGGGGGAAATCCCAGGGAAGTGAGAGCAGCATTTGGGCCTTTGATGGCAAAGCAAAGCTCTCCCACCATTGGAGACGGGTTTCAGAGATGAGCTACAGGAGCTATTTGAGATTTGGAAAACCTGCTCTATAGTTaagattatatttttattgaTAACCGCcgataaatgtcaatttcaccatccACACACACCCATAGATGAAAAACAATTTCCcctgtaataataaaaatttacagataggtaaagcAGGAaacatgctgcttgagaactagagtttgatttaaggctacataccttgttttattttgacatgtgacattGACCATTAGTGTTTTAGTaaatataaagctttaacttttttaatctcgAGGTCTaccatcattaaataattattgtctgacatctccccccacacaccctgttgGACCTcctataatttcccacaactgtgaaaatttacataaatattgaaaaaattgcTTCAAACCAAACTGATGTGATACATCGacgttattttaaaaaatagaatccTGCCACACCTGCCAATAGTGAGGGACCAAAGGACTTCAATGGGTTTCGTTTATTcgagagaaggttaagaggtgacgtGATCCCGGTGTAAGCACGGACATGGAGGGGATGGCTGAGAGCAGAGGGCTCTTTATCCTTCAGTTTAGGCAGAGCATGATCCACTGGCTGGGAGCAGAAGGGAGACAAATGGAGGCTGGGAATTAGGGGCCAGTGTTTATCTGGGAGGGGAATGAACCATTGGGAGAGCTCCCCTTAGGACGGGGTGAATTCTCCATCCCTGGGAGTCTGTCAGTGGAGATGGGGCGTCTCTCTCTCAAAGCcctgctctagctcagccaggaGTTACTGGGCCAGAGGCAGAAATCCTGggggagattctctggcctgggtgaGGCAGGAGCCTCACCCAGATGggcacaatgggcccttctggccgtGAGCTCCATGACTCTAAATCCAAGCTGTTATAAATGACTGTAGGGCGGGAGGCAGAGGTTGCCCACAGAATACACCAGCAGTATAAGAGGGAGCCTAGTCTCTCAGGTGTTGAGGGAGAAACTTCCAGTCCACGTGTGGAGGCTGCAATGAGATTTGGCCAGAGGAATAGCGGAAAGACAGACAATAGGCCGAAAGGCTAGGACAGAGAGAAGGCCTGAAGGGTGGCAAGATAATTCTG
This window encodes:
- the LOC102930519 gene encoding zinc finger protein 135 isoform X2, encoding MTLPAANSGKPYNCADCGKAFTWPSHLVQHRRIHTGERPYRCADCGKGFADSSSLVKHGRTHTGERPYTCPQCGKGFVDSSSLTKHARTHTGERPYCCPSCGRSFADSSRLAQHRRTHAGERPYRCPDCGRAFGRRAHLIEHRYTHTGEKPHRCHQCGKGFSQSSNLTQHQKTHLAEKPFICPQCGKGFCLHSQLAKHQRLHSPDNPHRCPQCHKGFVDRSPLLKHLRIHTGERPFRCTECGKTFSMSSHLTQHQRVHTGEKPHRCHQCGKAFAQSSNLTQHLRTHTGERPYKCPKCGRAFSDSSSFLRHQRLHSGERPYCCHQCGKGFADGKVLRKHQLTHSGERPFACGQCGRTFAQSSNLVQHQAIHTGERPHRCHQCGKGFCFPSQLAQHQKLHATIIVVDDGDNELPSPPAN
- the LOC102930519 gene encoding zinc finger protein 501 isoform X1; protein product: MEPEVEPCTLDPRCSSDSHVPAGTAGDEAQSGDKEGSPGPEDGALSSGSEWELSPSPDQEWPPMTLPAANSGKPYNCADCGKAFTWPSHLVQHRRIHTGERPYRCADCGKGFADSSSLVKHGRTHTGERPYTCPQCGKGFVDSSSLTKHARTHTGERPYCCPSCGRSFADSSRLAQHRRTHAGERPYRCPDCGRAFGRRAHLIEHRYTHTGEKPHRCHQCGKGFSQSSNLTQHQKTHLAEKPFICPQCGKGFCLHSQLAKHQRLHSPDNPHRCPQCHKGFVDRSPLLKHLRIHTGERPFRCTECGKTFSMSSHLTQHQRVHTGEKPHRCHQCGKAFAQSSNLTQHLRTHTGERPYKCPKCGRAFSDSSSFLRHQRLHSGERPYCCHQCGKGFADGKVLRKHQLTHSGERPFACGQCGRTFAQSSNLVQHQAIHTGERPHRCHQCGKGFCFPSQLAQHQKLHATIIVVDDGDNELPSPPAN